The following nucleotide sequence is from Citrus sinensis cultivar Valencia sweet orange chromosome 6, DVS_A1.0, whole genome shotgun sequence.
GTtacaaacaataattatatgcTTACAATGTTAtgatacaaatattatattctaattGAAGTGACATGTAATGGGATACCATGACTTatgtgataaataattattgagcATTATGATTTCTCATTTAAATGGACTGATGAATTCATAATAGTATCACAtgagttaaaatataattttttttttcaattttgcaaGTGTATTACTATTGCTCTTGTACATATCATGAGATAATTTCActagaatataaataaatttaacatcaAAATTGTCatatttaaactaaaaacattttgtttaaCTTTGTAAACATATCTCAAGAAAGAgatattttagaatatatcTAAGGTACTATGTCATCcatacaacaagtaataataTCATgacatgtatatatttattttaaaccaCTATCATATAAGTAgtgattgtattaaatttaattacatttatcATATATGtatgattaattataatacatctgaaatattttaaaatttcgcaaaaagaaaatgttcatAGATGGGAAGGATTCAACTTCCGAGTTTTGAGAATGTGGTTTGTTGCTCCCAATACTTTTCAGCATTCTCCAACGGCCGGCTACCTAAAATTTTTCCAAGAATTGCTGACATGGCGAGTTTCAATTGGTTGCTGCAACTAAAAAGGGTAGCAAAGGCAGAAGCTGAGCTGTTAAACCCACCAAATTCAAGAAGTGACGACAAAGATCTGGGCATGTCAAAtcagtttatttcattttattttatttacgataagtaaatttttttactaaaaaaaagtaaaattttttattaaattttaagaaaaaaatattttggaaaagacaaaaaaaaaagctaagaGGGCATCCTGCTTAGGCAATTATCCAATCACTGATTCAGTCATATGAACCCCAAACGAAAACaatcatcaattaaaatatcttttacaCGCAACGGCCCTTTCTCTCTGACATTTCCACAGTTGTTATTACAcgttcaaaaaattaaaaaattaaccaaattcCCATTTTTCGTTGCCTTTACAGTTTCTCTTTTTAGGTGCTTTTCTAATATTCCTTCACTTTCTTTTGCATTTTGGGGGAAATTTTGAGCCCAAGAAACGGGTGTTTGTGTTGGGGGTTGGAGAAGCAGAGTGAGTGAgaaagatagagagagagagagagagacaagGCAATACAAATATGGTGGATAACGCTAACTGGGAGCTCAAGAATTGCTGTAACCGTGACCAGGTCAGGTTTTTAGTGACCATTGGTGTCTTCACTGTTGTTATTCTTGCTGTAAGTTTCTCTCTTTTTGTTCCCATTATACGTTCCTTTTCAACTCTTGTTTGTTTCTTGGGAAGATCTCAAGAAAAATAGGAGTCAAATTTCGAAGCTTTTGTTTGAATGTCTATGTCAACTGATTCAAAAGGGTTGTTTTTGCTGGGCTTAAGTCCGGGGGGCAGTGAATTAAAATCttgatatttatattgtatcatgtgttgtttatttcttttgttctttcttgaaTTGGTCtgataacaaaaagaaaatttgggtTGTTAAATTGCTCGGTGGATCTACAAATGGAGTATTCCATTCGTACACAAAGTCATTATGATTTGAACTGAAATGGCAAAACTTTTGTTCGGTGGTCTTATGTGAAATTAGTTGATCGATGTTATAAGAATCTGCTATCTTTATATTGAAATGGAGCACTAGCACAATTGGGTTGTATATACAATTCCTTTGGCCATCGGATATACGtaatatgaaaagtatttagaTATTTcccttttcaaattttcattgagTGATGCGAATGTATTGGaagttgtttgtttatttgtatGTTTAACTGGTCCATTGATGTAAACTGTTTTTTGCTTCGGTTTGTCATAGCTCTGGAGAACGATACTACTGACGCCTTTCAAGCTCATTACAGTGTTTTTGCATGAAGCAAGTCATGCAATTGCCTGTAAACTCACCTGCGGTGATGTAAGAATCTTCTTTTTCCTATCCTATATGATTACAGGGTACATAAATTCCTCTTTCATATTGAGCAAGTAGCAAAGACAGCTTGACCAATTCTTTTTCCTCTATGTTATGCTTTTATCattgttatttgttattatGTGTCAGAAATTCAGCTTTACCTGGATAATACTATTGATTTATGATCGGTCAGTTTAGATGAGTTTTCTTGTTGCTGCTTAATTATGATAACAATGTAAAGCCTCTTGAATCTCATCCGTTCTGGTGTTCTCCAGAGACTGTCAACTTTTTATTTGGAATAACTAACATTGGAACATACATTCATTATATATTGTTGTTGATTAGCAACTGAGATTTGATTAAGTAAGCATTCAGAACTGAATTTATGAATCTTGTATATTGCCTACCAAAGGTTGAGGGTAAAGTTCCTTTGCAGTCATAACAGTCTTAAGGGGATGGTGTATGATAAATCGGGGAACTTTCATCTACTTCTTTGTGCAGGTGGAAGGGATGCAGGTTCATGCAAATGAGGGTGGAGCAACACAAACCCGCGGTGGTATATATTGGTTGATCTTACCTGCAGGATGTAATGCACTTTTCTCCTAAAACTTCATTTGTTTGATGCTTTATCCACTATTTTGTGCTATTTTACATGACTTGAAGGCGTTGATGCTAAATATAATGATGCCATATAGCAAGGTATGGgggaaaattttgtaaaattgcaTATATATGTGGATAAATATTGATGGATACTATCATATGTTTCATACATATGTATTTGTGGACtttattagttaaattttttttttctgatataTCCCTCTCCCTTAGTTCTTCTCCTCTTGTGAGGTTTGAATCACTGTGTCAACGTGTTCGGGGCTTGTCCGACTTGTATACAAAAGTTGTTTGACTTTTGTCTTGTTCTGAGACGATATCAAACACAGAGAAGGCACCCcctcaaaaataataatgctaTGCctgttgaaattttgaatcCGAACCACAAAGAGTCAAGACTTCGCTTTTTGCATTAAGTTATGGAATCTAGTTTGTtctgatatatatattttatatcctTTTACAATTGGGTGAACTTTGGTACGTCACTTATGGTTTTTATGGTTGCTCTTTGCTTCCAGATCTTGGTTCATCATTCTGGGGAATGGCTTTGGTACTTGCATCAACAAATCTAACCACTGCAAGAATCGCTGCTGGTTGTTTAGCTCTCGCTCTATTCATTGTGCTCTTTATTGCCCAAAATGTAAGATATTTATAAACAGAGAATATTTTCCCCTTGAATATTCTGTAAAAGTGTACCAAAATTTTCTGCTTTCTCACTACTATTTTTCCGAACAGTGGACACTTCGAGGACTTTGTATTGGTGAGTGCCTTACAATGATCTATGCATAATCATTCTCATGATGTTCAAGCTTCCCTGctcatatttttaatatttataaatggaTTCCTTAGGATTCATTGTTTTCCTCGCCGTAATATGGGTTTTGCAAGAAGAAACAAGTGTCCGCATTCTCCGATACGTCATTCTATTTATCGGTATATGTTTATCCTGTTGtatcttctctttcctcctGAATGAACTTACAAGTGCCTTATTTCTTATCTCTTTGGTGAAAAGAAGTGTAGCTAATGTCTATTCCGAAAATTACAGGTGTAATGAACAGTTTGTTTTCAGTTTATGGTAAGTATTTCATACTACCTTTCTGTACCAAATGGCtgttattgaaataaaaaattgcaaattgtaatatgtttaatttaatgtgaaaaatgAACAATACAGATATATATGATGACCTGATATCTCGGAGAGTCCACTCCAGCGATGCTGAGAAGTTTGCAGAAGTTTGTCCTTGCCCTTGTAATGGTGTTGGTTGGGGAGTCATTTGGTGAGTATTTTAGCTTTGACAAGATGAAAGTTGATTATTCAGAGACTTATCTGTATGATTTTCTAACATTAAGCATTTTCACTTACCTGTTATCAATTGCTTATTTTTGTCGATGATGATTGCAGGGGAATCATATCATTTGCATTTCTGTGTGCAGCCATGTATCTTGGACTTGTCATCTTATCTTAAGGTAATATCTGCTTCTGCTAAAGAGCATTTTTGCGTAGCACTTGACAAATTACGTTgtattgaaattgaatttatagatatttatgctcataaaaattttaaaaaagtgctTGCAGTTAAGGGTTATGCTACAGAAAGCTTTAAGTAGGCATGCTTGTTCTAGATTctgataaaatataataatgcaagtaaattaatagaaacaatGCAATGGCAACTTTTAagcatctctctctctctctctctctctcgggTGAGAAATATAAGGTTGTAAAATAGCTTTTGATGAGACTCTGAGTCAGCAACTTCTTCTGTCAACTTTGTTTTACAACTAAGGTAGTGTGGTTGGTAACatggtaacaaaataataGGCAGATGCAATTGTCCTGCATGAAAGTTGAGATATTGCTGTGGATTAGCAGTTGCACAGCAAACACCATTAAATGATATTCACTTAAACTTTAAATGTTCATCATAAAATAGAAACTTTCATAGAATCTGTGTAGTgaatcatatatataatttctctagcttttctcttttcaggTTCGAAGACGCGGGTGgttccattttcatttttatattgtagAGAGCAGCAGTAGGTTCTTTGTGTCTCTGTATTCTTTGCCTATGACGGGgtaaatttcttcaaagctgcTTCTATACAGCATCGCCACCAGATTCATTATACTGAGGGTGTCCTTGCTGCACCAACTTAATGACTTCATTCTTTTGAACCCTTCCGGGTGGGGTTTCCAATTGTATTTTGTGATCATTTTGTATAGGAAAGTAATACTGATTGTATACAATTGACATCAATAGTGCTTTAATTCGTAGTACGGTGATGAAGGCATTCTTATTAGACACCTTGATTATGTAAAGATATCCGAGTGTTTAGGAGAGATATATATGTTTGGTTGCTCTTGCTCAAATTCATTTTGAACAGTTTcatttgcttatttaatttcttttatattcattcaattttttttttcctttttggatTCAGTAAAAATATTCCTTTATTTAGCGATTATCTTTTCTAGTAGAAAAAAACAGCGTCTTGAGATTATATAATGCCAATATTTCTCAcattctctttctctttctatttttatttttatttctggTTCCTCCGCTTGATAGTTGCTTAATTATTGGCGTTTTACTACGGCAAGAAACTAAATAACCAAGAAGCCAAAAGTATTTATTACCTACCATT
It contains:
- the LOC102608926 gene encoding uncharacterized protein LOC102608926 isoform X2, whose protein sequence is MVDNANWELKNCCNRDQLWRTILLTPFKLITVFLHEASHAIACKLTCGDVEGMQVHANEGGATQTRGGIYWLILPAGYLGSSFWGMALVLASTNLTTARIAAGCLALALFIVLFIAQNWTLRGLCIGFIVFLAVIWVLQEETSVRILRYVILFIGVMNSLFSVYDIYDDLISRRVHSSDAEKFAEVCPCPCNGVGWGVIWGIISFAFLCAAMYLGLVILS
- the LOC102608926 gene encoding uncharacterized protein LOC102608926 isoform X1; its protein translation is MVDNANWELKNCCNRDQVRFLVTIGVFTVVILALWRTILLTPFKLITVFLHEASHAIACKLTCGDVEGMQVHANEGGATQTRGGIYWLILPAGYLGSSFWGMALVLASTNLTTARIAAGCLALALFIVLFIAQNWTLRGLCIGFIVFLAVIWVLQEETSVRILRYVILFIGVMNSLFSVYDIYDDLISRRVHSSDAEKFAEVCPCPCNGVGWGVIWGIISFAFLCAAMYLGLVILS